A stretch of Bombina bombina isolate aBomBom1 chromosome 2, aBomBom1.pri, whole genome shotgun sequence DNA encodes these proteins:
- the LOC128649674 gene encoding zinc finger protein 414: MHQQDSQGASEKPTEDVPITAQPPRVVRKVSKREREKGSSRSLHPARRGHRCSSYGCSRTFLNKQDLITHVSVHYKPIQSMTEKQFLCSVTGCKEELSSMQDLMNHMKLHYKPNRYFKCENCMQHFRTHRSLFKHLHVCSDPNSRTLPLSGQSQTLSPDSKPAVSMEPVKRHTSVIKCVKKEAPFPNSTASMAPAAASTSSSLPQDIQSAMSSLVSQATNPFSLLDPALFMGRLAGQSPSSVAASFLPFLNPSAYSLSQASIPQRLVSNAVWKKNQGHSTNSRILWEHTRDSYNCMQCNFSTTSRDQMTKHIEEAHKNPPTNQLQAEMDYDFDLLPFHSKLSPEMEASLFPQT, from the exons CATCAGCAGGACAGCCAAGGGGCCTCTGAGAAGCCTACTGAAGATGTGCCCATCACTGCGCAGCCCCCCCGAGTGGTCAGAAAGGTCTCaaagagagaaagggaaaaaggaaGCTCTCGGAGCCTCCACCCTGCCA GAAGAGGACACCGTTGCTCCAGCTATGGCTGCAGTCGTACATTCCTCAACAAGCAGGATCTTATTACCCATGTGTCAGTTCACTACAAACCCATACAGTCAATGACAG AAAAACAGTTCTTGTGTTCAGTGACTGGCTGTAAAGAGGAACTGAGCAGCATGCAGGACCTTATGAATCATATGAAGCTCCATTACAAACCTAACCGCTACTTCAA GTGTGAAAACTGTATGCAGCACTTCCGCACTCACCGTTCTCTTTTCAAACACCTTCATGTGTGTTCTGACCCCAACTCTCGCACTTTACCATTGAGTGGTCAGTCACAAACTCTGTCACCGGATTCCAAACCAGCAGTATCAATGGAGCCTGTAAAACGCCACACAAGTGTTATTAAATGTGTAAAAAAAGAGGCGCCATTCCCAAATAGCACTGCTTCTATGGCACCAGCTGCAGCATCTACATCctcctcccttcctcaggatatTCAATCTGCAATGAGTTCTTTGGTCTCTCAGGCTACTAACCCATTTTCTCTTCTTGATCCTGCCCTGTTTATGGGTCGGCTTGCAGGACAGTCTCCCTCTTCTGTTGCTGCGTCTTTTCTTCCTTTCCTCAACCCTTCAGCATACTCGTTATCTCAGGCCTCCATCCCGCAGAGACTGGTATCTAATGCAGTCTGGAAAAAGAACCAAG gacactCCACCAACAGTCGGATTTTGTGGGAGCACACACGTGACAGCTACAACTGTATGCAGTGCAATTTCTCCACCACCTCCAGGGATCAGATGACCAAACACATTGAGGAAGCCCACAAGAATCCTCCCACTAACCAATTACAGGCTGAAATGG ATTATGACTTTGACCTTCTTCCATTCCACTCCAAGCTTTCACCAGAAATGGAAGCCAGCCTTTTTCCACAGACTTGA